Proteins from a genomic interval of Microbacterium imperiale:
- a CDS encoding amino acid ABC transporter permease codes for MTTFTPSALELERRAYRRGRERRSVLIAIASTIAFAAVVWVTVINTKGWATVQQSFFDPEVALQALPEVWKGFLVNLRVLAFSVVTVSAAALVLALLRTLRGPVFFPLRLLAAAYTDLFRGLPFVIVLYLVGFGLPTILNTRIDPVLLGVLAITLTYSAYVAEVVRAGIESVHPSQRLAARALGLSYPQTLRRVVLPQALRKMTPPLMNDFISMQKDVGLISILAAFDAIAEAKGVVATTYNFTPYVVAGVLFVLLAIPTIRLTDWYTARLRRREQTGSIL; via the coding sequence GTGACCACCTTCACTCCGAGCGCGCTCGAACTCGAGCGCCGCGCCTATCGGCGCGGCCGGGAACGCCGATCCGTGCTGATCGCGATCGCCTCGACGATCGCCTTCGCGGCCGTCGTCTGGGTCACCGTCATCAACACGAAGGGCTGGGCGACCGTCCAGCAGAGCTTCTTCGATCCCGAGGTCGCGCTGCAGGCGCTGCCCGAGGTGTGGAAGGGCTTCCTGGTCAACCTGCGCGTGCTCGCGTTCTCGGTGGTCACCGTCAGCGCGGCCGCCCTCGTGCTGGCGCTGCTACGCACCCTGCGCGGCCCGGTGTTCTTCCCGCTGCGGCTGCTGGCGGCCGCCTACACCGACCTCTTCCGCGGACTGCCGTTCGTCATCGTGCTGTACCTCGTGGGGTTCGGGCTGCCGACGATCCTCAACACCCGCATCGACCCCGTGCTGCTGGGTGTGCTCGCGATCACGCTCACCTATTCGGCCTATGTCGCCGAGGTCGTGCGCGCGGGCATCGAGTCGGTGCATCCGTCGCAGCGGCTCGCCGCGCGGGCGCTGGGGCTGAGCTACCCGCAGACCCTCCGTCGCGTGGTGCTGCCGCAGGCGCTGCGCAAGATGACACCCCCGCTCATGAACGACTTCATCTCGATGCAGAAGGATGTCGGACTCATCTCGATCCTCGCCGCGTTCGATGCGATCGCCGAGGCCAAGGGCGTCGTCGCGACGACCTACAACTTCACGCCCTACGTCGTGGCCGGCGTGCTCTTCGTGCTGCTCGCGATCCCGACGATCCGCCTGACGGACTGGTACACCGCGCGACTGCGTCGCCGCGAGCAGACGGGATCGATCCTGTGA
- a CDS encoding amino acid ABC transporter ATP-binding protein has translation MIAVTDVLRASGIRKSFGDKEVLRGVDVSLARHEVVALIGASGSGKSTLLRCLGLLEPIDDGQILLAGDDISDPRVDANAVRARLGAVFQSYNLFPHLSVLDNVTLASRVVHRVPRREAEARARELLARIGLADKAGEHPDRLSGGQQQRAAIIRAVATDPEVLLLDEITSALDPELVGEVLELVRDLAEGGSTILMATHEMAFARDVADRVVFLDQGTIVEEGRPSEVFGAPREPRTRAFLSRFLP, from the coding sequence ATGATCGCGGTCACCGATGTGCTGCGGGCCAGCGGCATCCGCAAGTCGTTCGGCGACAAAGAGGTGCTGCGCGGCGTCGACGTGTCGCTCGCGCGGCACGAGGTCGTCGCCCTGATCGGGGCGAGCGGGTCGGGCAAGTCGACGCTGCTGCGCTGCCTCGGGCTGCTCGAGCCCATCGACGACGGCCAGATCCTGCTCGCGGGCGACGACATCTCCGACCCCCGCGTGGACGCGAACGCCGTACGGGCGCGCCTGGGTGCGGTGTTCCAGAGCTACAACCTGTTCCCGCACCTGTCGGTGCTTGACAACGTGACCCTCGCCTCGCGGGTCGTGCACCGCGTCCCGCGGCGCGAGGCCGAGGCGCGGGCTCGCGAGCTGCTCGCGCGGATCGGACTGGCCGACAAGGCCGGCGAGCACCCCGACCGACTGTCGGGCGGGCAGCAGCAGCGCGCGGCCATCATCCGGGCGGTCGCGACCGATCCCGAGGTGCTGCTGCTCGACGAGATCACCTCGGCGCTCGATCCCGAGCTCGTCGGCGAGGTGCTCGAACTCGTCCGCGACCTCGCGGAGGGCGGCTCGACGATCCTGATGGCGACGCACGAGATGGCGTTCGCGAGGGATGTCGCCGACCGTGTCGTCTTCCTCGATCAGGGCACGATCGTCGAGGAGGGCCGGCCGTCCGAGGTCTTCGGCGCCCCGCGCGAGCCCCGCACCCGGGCCTTCCTGTCGCGCTTCCTCCCCTGA
- a CDS encoding bifunctional methylenetetrahydrofolate dehydrogenase/methenyltetrahydrofolate cyclohydrolase encodes MTAQKLDGRATAAAIKTELAERVAALTARGVTPGIATVLVGADPASQLYVGMKHRESEAIGMNSIQIELPAESTQAEVEEVIDRLNADPTCHGYIVQLPLPKHLDTDRILERIDPAKDADGLHPVNLGRLVLNVNEPITTPLPCTPRAVIELLQRNGYDLAGKNVVVVGRGVTIGRSIGLLLTRREINATVTLTHTGTADLGAHLREADVIVGAAGVKHLVTAADVKPGAAVLDVGVTRENDPETGKSKVYGDIAPDVAEVAGFLSPNPGGVGPMTVALLMTNVVEAAERATA; translated from the coding sequence ATGACCGCGCAGAAGCTCGACGGGCGGGCCACCGCCGCTGCGATCAAGACCGAACTGGCCGAGCGCGTCGCCGCGCTGACGGCCCGCGGGGTGACCCCGGGCATCGCGACGGTGCTGGTCGGAGCCGACCCGGCATCCCAGCTGTACGTGGGGATGAAGCACCGCGAGTCCGAGGCGATCGGCATGAACTCGATCCAGATCGAGCTGCCCGCCGAGTCGACGCAGGCCGAGGTCGAAGAGGTCATCGATCGCCTCAACGCCGACCCGACGTGCCACGGCTACATCGTGCAGTTGCCGCTGCCCAAGCACCTCGACACCGACCGCATCCTCGAGCGCATCGACCCCGCGAAGGATGCCGACGGCCTGCACCCCGTCAACCTCGGCCGTCTCGTCCTCAACGTCAACGAGCCCATCACGACGCCGCTGCCGTGCACGCCGCGCGCGGTCATCGAGCTGCTGCAGCGCAACGGGTACGACCTCGCCGGCAAGAACGTCGTCGTCGTCGGACGCGGCGTCACGATCGGCCGCTCGATCGGACTGCTGCTGACCCGCCGCGAGATCAACGCGACCGTGACCCTCACCCACACCGGCACCGCCGACCTCGGCGCGCACCTGCGCGAGGCCGACGTCATCGTGGGCGCCGCGGGTGTGAAGCACCTCGTGACCGCCGCCGACGTCAAGCCGGGCGCGGCCGTCCTCGACGTCGGCGTCACGCGCGAGAACGACCCCGAGACCGGCAAGTCGAAGGTCTACGGCGACATCGCCCCCGACGTGGCCGAGGTCGCCGGCTTCCTCTCCCCGAACCCCGGCGGCGTCGGTCCGATGACCGTCGCCCTGCTGATGACCAACGTCGTCGAGGCCGCCGAGCGCGCGACCGCCTGA
- the glyA gene encoding serine hydroxymethyltransferase: MTDSYFNAPLAEVDPEIAQVLERELDRQRGYLEMIASENFVPVSVLQSQGSVLTNKYAEGYPGRRYYGGCEEVDVAEELAISRAKSLFGSEFANVQPHSGATANAAVLHAIARPGDTLLGLSLDHGGHLTHGMKINFSGRLYDIVAYGVDPETSLIDMDEVRRLALEHKPKVIIAGWSAYPRQLDFAAFRAIADEVGAYLWVDMAHFAGLVAAGVHPSPVPHAHVVSSTVHKTIGGPRSGIILTNDADLAKKINTAVFPGQQGGPLMHVIAAKATAFKLAATPEFKERQERTVRGASIIAERLTQQDVADAGIAVRSGGTDVHLVLVDLRDAELDGKQAEDLLHEIHITVNRNAVPNDPRPPMVTSGLRIGTPALATRGFGDAEFTEVADIIALALQPGADLEALRARVATLADAFPLYPDLQQ; this comes from the coding sequence ATGACCGATTCGTACTTCAACGCCCCGCTCGCGGAGGTCGACCCCGAGATCGCCCAGGTGCTCGAGCGCGAGCTCGACCGCCAGCGCGGCTACCTCGAGATGATCGCCTCCGAGAACTTCGTGCCCGTCTCGGTGCTGCAGTCGCAGGGCTCGGTGCTCACGAACAAGTACGCCGAGGGCTACCCCGGACGCCGCTACTACGGTGGCTGCGAAGAGGTCGACGTCGCCGAGGAGCTGGCGATCTCGCGCGCGAAGTCGCTGTTCGGCTCCGAGTTCGCGAATGTTCAGCCCCACTCGGGCGCAACCGCTAACGCCGCCGTGCTGCACGCGATCGCCCGCCCCGGCGACACGCTGCTCGGTCTCTCGCTCGACCACGGCGGCCACCTCACCCACGGCATGAAGATCAACTTCTCGGGCCGGCTGTACGACATCGTCGCCTACGGCGTCGACCCCGAGACCTCGCTCATCGACATGGACGAGGTGCGCCGCCTCGCCCTCGAGCACAAGCCGAAGGTCATCATCGCCGGCTGGTCGGCCTACCCGCGCCAGCTCGACTTCGCCGCGTTCCGCGCGATCGCCGACGAGGTCGGCGCGTACCTCTGGGTCGACATGGCGCACTTCGCCGGACTCGTCGCCGCGGGCGTGCACCCCTCTCCGGTGCCCCACGCCCACGTCGTCTCGTCGACGGTGCACAAGACCATCGGCGGCCCGCGCTCGGGCATCATCCTGACCAACGACGCCGACCTGGCGAAAAAGATCAACACCGCGGTCTTCCCCGGCCAGCAGGGCGGCCCGCTCATGCACGTCATCGCCGCGAAGGCGACCGCGTTCAAGCTCGCCGCGACGCCGGAGTTCAAGGAGCGCCAGGAGCGCACCGTGCGCGGTGCGTCGATCATCGCGGAGCGTCTGACGCAGCAGGATGTCGCGGATGCCGGCATCGCCGTGCGCTCGGGCGGCACCGACGTGCACCTCGTGCTGGTCGACCTGCGCGACGCCGAGCTGGACGGCAAGCAGGCCGAAGACCTGCTGCACGAGATCCACATCACCGTCAACCGCAACGCGGTCCCCAACGACCCGCGCCCGCCGATGGTCACCTCGGGTCTGCGCATCGGTACGCCCGCGCTCGCGACGCGCGGCTTCGGCGACGCCGAGTTCACCGAGGTCGCCGACATCATCGCGCTCGCGCTGCAGCCCGGCGCCGACCTCGAGGCCCTGCGCGCCCGCGTCGCGACCCTCGCCGACGCCTTCCCGCTGTACCCCGACCTGCAGCAGTAA
- a CDS encoding family 20 glycosylhydrolase, which produces MTSLPLVPLPAAVTSADGPPFALDRGVRITGDASAAAVLHRLVATRTGVHLGHADDADASDAARIAVTVDGAGPAESYRLAVRHDGIEVRGADAAGLFYGIQTLGQLITGSASGWTVPAVDIDDAPRFAYRGVMLDVARHFHDVATVTAFLERAASLKFNVLHLHLSDDQAWRLELHSRPELTARTAAGAVGGDPGGLYTQADYRSIIEHAAAHHMTVVPEFDMPGHTHAVGIAYPEVAAAPALEGWDAAGGPTPVAGEAYTGIGVGFSSLRIGDDATDAFVADVFTELAALTPGPYLHFGGDEAHGTPPADFAAFVERTSALIASLGKTPIAWHEAGAAGDLAPGTVGQYWSFVRPAEGAADKARAFVTAGGRVILSPADAVYLDMKPDETAALGLTWANGPTSLERAYRWEPADVVEGLSEDDILGVEAPLWTETVRTLDDIDALTFPRIAAAAEAAWSPPTGRAPGRTWESFRSRVGGLGPLWTTLDIRFPASPEVSWTL; this is translated from the coding sequence ATGACGTCGCTGCCGCTCGTGCCTCTGCCCGCCGCCGTCACGTCCGCCGACGGTCCGCCGTTCGCGCTCGACCGCGGCGTCCGCATCACCGGCGATGCCTCGGCTGCGGCTGTCCTGCACCGCCTCGTCGCCACCCGTACAGGCGTGCATCTCGGGCACGCCGACGACGCGGACGCATCGGATGCGGCCCGGATCGCGGTCACCGTCGACGGCGCCGGCCCCGCGGAGTCGTACCGGCTCGCGGTGCGCCACGACGGCATCGAGGTCCGCGGCGCCGACGCGGCGGGCCTCTTCTACGGCATCCAGACGCTCGGTCAGCTCATCACCGGCTCCGCCTCCGGCTGGACCGTGCCCGCGGTCGACATCGACGACGCTCCCCGGTTCGCCTACCGCGGTGTCATGCTCGACGTCGCCCGGCACTTCCACGACGTCGCGACGGTGACGGCGTTCCTCGAGCGCGCCGCGAGCCTGAAGTTCAACGTGCTGCATCTGCACCTGAGCGATGACCAGGCCTGGCGGCTCGAGCTGCACAGCCGCCCCGAGCTCACCGCGCGCACCGCCGCGGGCGCCGTCGGCGGCGACCCGGGCGGGTTGTACACACAGGCCGACTACCGCAGCATCATCGAGCACGCAGCCGCGCATCACATGACCGTGGTGCCGGAGTTCGACATGCCGGGGCATACCCACGCGGTCGGGATCGCGTACCCCGAGGTCGCGGCAGCCCCGGCGCTCGAGGGGTGGGATGCCGCCGGCGGCCCGACCCCCGTCGCCGGCGAGGCCTACACCGGGATCGGCGTCGGCTTCTCGTCGCTGCGCATCGGCGACGACGCGACGGATGCCTTCGTCGCGGACGTCTTCACCGAACTCGCGGCGCTGACCCCCGGCCCCTATCTGCACTTCGGCGGCGACGAGGCGCACGGCACTCCCCCGGCCGACTTCGCCGCATTCGTCGAGCGCACCTCGGCGCTGATCGCGAGCCTCGGCAAGACCCCGATCGCCTGGCACGAGGCCGGAGCCGCGGGCGATCTCGCACCCGGCACCGTCGGGCAGTACTGGAGCTTCGTCCGCCCCGCCGAGGGCGCGGCCGACAAGGCACGCGCGTTCGTGACCGCCGGCGGACGCGTCATCCTCTCCCCCGCCGATGCGGTGTATCTCGACATGAAGCCCGATGAGACCGCCGCGCTCGGCCTGACGTGGGCGAACGGACCGACGAGCCTGGAGCGCGCGTACCGCTGGGAGCCCGCCGACGTCGTCGAGGGCCTGTCGGAGGACGACATCCTCGGGGTCGAGGCACCGCTGTGGACCGAGACGGTGCGCACCCTCGACGACATCGACGCATTGACCTTCCCGCGCATCGCCGCGGCGGCCGAGGCGGCCTGGTCGCCGCCGACCGGCCGCGCGCCGGGTCGCACCTGGGAGTCGTTCCGCTCGCGGGTGGGCGGACTCGGCCCGCTGTGGACGACGCTCGACATCCGCTTCCCCGCATCTCCGGAGGTTTCGTGGACTCTGTGA
- a CDS encoding N-acetylglucosamine-6-phosphate deacetylase has product MDSVNHLVHSARLVDDGIETADAWLLVRDGRVAARGTGDGWRDRVAEAHEVTDAVAEAGPRAVLTPGFVDIHGHGGGGAAYDDGAEAIRAARALHRAHGTTRAVISLVTASLDDLARRVSTIADLAETDAAVLGSHLEGPFLDPGHHGAHDPGLLVAPAPGAVDRLLEAGRGTVRQVTIAPELPGALAAIEQITASGAAAAVGHTDADADVTRRAFDAGATILTHAFNAMPGLHHRAPGPVGAATGDPRVTVEVIADGVHLHPDILRIVFAAAPGRVALVTDAMAAAGSADGEYLLGALRVRVENTVARLADGTIAGSTLTQDAALRTAIAAGVALPEAVRALTSTPACAIGRPDLGSLRPGAPADAVLLDDALQVRRVWTGRV; this is encoded by the coding sequence GTGGACTCTGTGAACCACCTCGTGCACTCGGCACGACTCGTCGACGACGGCATCGAGACCGCGGATGCGTGGCTGCTCGTCCGCGACGGCCGTGTCGCTGCGCGCGGCACCGGCGATGGGTGGCGCGACCGTGTCGCCGAGGCGCACGAGGTCACGGATGCCGTCGCCGAGGCCGGTCCGCGCGCCGTCCTGACCCCCGGGTTCGTCGACATCCACGGGCACGGCGGCGGCGGTGCCGCGTACGACGACGGCGCGGAGGCGATCCGCGCCGCCCGCGCTCTGCATCGGGCGCACGGCACGACTCGCGCCGTGATCTCGCTCGTGACCGCCTCGCTCGACGACCTGGCCCGCCGCGTGTCGACGATCGCCGACCTGGCCGAGACGGATGCCGCTGTGCTCGGGTCGCATCTCGAGGGACCGTTCCTCGATCCCGGCCACCACGGCGCGCACGATCCCGGCCTCCTCGTCGCACCGGCGCCCGGCGCGGTCGACCGTCTGCTCGAGGCCGGGCGCGGCACCGTGCGGCAGGTGACCATCGCACCCGAGCTTCCCGGAGCGCTCGCGGCGATCGAGCAGATCACGGCGTCCGGTGCGGCGGCGGCGGTCGGCCACACCGACGCGGACGCCGATGTCACCCGCCGAGCCTTCGACGCGGGCGCGACGATCCTGACGCACGCATTCAATGCCATGCCCGGACTGCACCACCGCGCGCCCGGCCCCGTCGGGGCCGCCACCGGCGACCCGCGGGTGACGGTCGAGGTGATCGCCGACGGTGTGCACCTGCACCCCGACATCCTCCGCATCGTCTTCGCCGCCGCCCCCGGACGCGTCGCGCTCGTGACCGACGCCATGGCGGCGGCCGGATCCGCGGACGGCGAGTACCTGCTCGGCGCGCTCCGCGTCCGGGTCGAGAACACCGTCGCCCGACTGGCCGACGGCACGATCGCCGGCTCGACCCTGACCCAGGATGCCGCCCTGCGCACGGCGATCGCCGCGGGCGTCGCGCTGCCCGAGGCCGTCCGCGCGCTCACCTCGACCCCCGCCTGCGCGATCGGCCGTCCCGACCTCGGATCGCTTCGCCCCGGCGCCCCCGCCGACGCCGTGCTGCTGGATGACGCGCTGCAGGTGCGCCGGGTCTGGACCGGCCGGGTCTGA
- a CDS encoding YrdB family protein: MSDLPNVRPAQPEAPQQAPGTRPALSPIELLAFACQLFAFATFAIWGFAAWDFPGNIVAGIAAPVAAVLLWALFVSPRAVFVVHPFVRALVELFVYASATIAWWSMGHAWIGLVFGVVAVTFGLLSGRRRLA, translated from the coding sequence ATGTCCGATCTGCCGAACGTGCGTCCCGCTCAGCCCGAAGCGCCGCAGCAGGCGCCCGGCACGCGGCCCGCGCTGTCGCCGATCGAGCTGCTCGCCTTCGCGTGCCAGCTGTTCGCGTTCGCGACCTTCGCGATCTGGGGCTTCGCCGCCTGGGACTTCCCCGGCAACATCGTCGCGGGGATCGCCGCGCCGGTCGCCGCGGTCCTGCTGTGGGCGCTGTTCGTGTCGCCCCGGGCCGTCTTCGTCGTGCACCCCTTCGTGCGGGCGCTCGTCGAGCTGTTCGTGTACGCCTCGGCGACCATCGCCTGGTGGAGTATGGGCCACGCGTGGATCGGGCTCGTCTTCGGCGTCGTCGCGGTGACCTTCGGTCTGCTCTCCGGACGCCGCCGCCTGGCATGA
- a CDS encoding FAD-binding oxidoreductase, with amino-acid sequence MTAPDVVARLVAELGDRVDVSDAALAGARADKSGHAASGSPLAVVTARSVADVQTTMRIASETGTPVVPRGAGTGLAGGANTGAGEIALSLRAMDRVVEVRPDDLIAVVEPGILNADLNAALAPLGLWWAPDPASREISTVGGNIATGAGGLLCAKYGVVRDAVLGVDLVLADGRLLRLGHRTVKGVTGLDLTSLVIGSEGILGVVVGATLKLRRLIPGEARTIAATFGDVRSAAVAASAVTAAGVQPAIMELMDATSLAAAHRLLGLPAPTPGAAQLTVQTDGPAAHAEAEAIVAVLAGAGGTVRLAADDAEAQQLWTVRRSMHPAMETLGTTLIEDVSVPRSALPAMFDEIARIEQRFGLTIPTVCHAGDGNLHPNFVFSGTEVPDVVWDAAEDLFQSALRLGGTLTGEHGVGVLKRRWLADELGADQWELQRQIARVFDPAGILNPGKVFTP; translated from the coding sequence ATGACCGCTCCCGACGTCGTCGCCCGCCTCGTCGCCGAGCTCGGCGATCGCGTCGACGTGTCGGATGCCGCTCTCGCCGGTGCCCGGGCCGACAAGTCGGGCCACGCGGCATCCGGGTCGCCCCTCGCCGTTGTCACGGCCCGCTCGGTGGCAGATGTCCAGACGACGATGCGCATCGCGTCCGAGACCGGCACGCCGGTCGTCCCCCGCGGAGCCGGCACGGGTCTGGCCGGCGGCGCCAACACGGGCGCCGGTGAGATCGCGCTGTCGCTGCGCGCGATGGACCGGGTCGTCGAGGTGCGTCCCGACGACCTGATCGCGGTCGTGGAGCCCGGCATCCTCAACGCCGACCTCAACGCCGCCCTCGCTCCGCTCGGCCTGTGGTGGGCGCCCGATCCCGCCAGCCGCGAGATCTCGACCGTCGGCGGCAACATCGCCACGGGGGCCGGCGGTCTGCTGTGCGCGAAGTACGGGGTGGTGCGCGACGCGGTTCTCGGTGTCGACCTGGTGCTCGCGGACGGCCGCCTGCTGCGCCTAGGTCATCGCACCGTCAAGGGCGTGACGGGCCTCGACCTGACGTCTCTCGTCATCGGCTCGGAGGGCATCCTCGGCGTCGTCGTGGGCGCGACCCTCAAGCTGCGCCGGCTGATCCCGGGTGAGGCCCGCACGATCGCCGCCACCTTCGGCGACGTCCGTTCCGCCGCCGTCGCCGCCTCCGCGGTGACCGCCGCGGGCGTGCAGCCGGCGATCATGGAGCTGATGGACGCGACATCGCTCGCGGCCGCACACCGGTTGCTCGGACTGCCCGCTCCCACCCCGGGAGCGGCTCAGCTGACGGTGCAGACCGACGGTCCCGCGGCCCACGCGGAGGCCGAGGCGATCGTCGCCGTCCTCGCCGGGGCCGGTGGCACGGTCCGCCTCGCCGCCGACGACGCCGAGGCGCAGCAGCTGTGGACGGTGCGCCGGTCGATGCACCCGGCGATGGAGACGCTCGGGACGACGCTCATCGAAGACGTGTCGGTGCCGCGCAGCGCCCTGCCGGCCATGTTCGACGAGATCGCGCGCATCGAACAGCGCTTCGGCCTGACGATCCCCACCGTCTGCCACGCCGGCGACGGCAACCTGCACCCGAACTTCGTCTTCTCCGGCACCGAGGTGCCCGATGTCGTGTGGGATGCCGCCGAGGATCTGTTCCAGTCGGCGCTCCGCCTCGGCGGCACCCTGACGGGCGAGCACGGCGTCGGTGTGCTCAAGCGCCGGTGGCTGGCCGACGAACTGGGCGCGGACCAGTGGGAGCTGCAGCGACAGATCGCCCGCGTCTTCGACCCCGCCGGCATCCTCAACCCGGGAAAGGTGTTCACCCCGTGA
- a CDS encoding NUDIX hydrolase produces MTGTAGPRVVHVSAAVVTDGAGRTLLVRKRGTERFMAPGGKPEPGETAAQALARELHEELGAEVAASELVYLGRFESEAANEPGFRVVAEAFAVRLDPERVAAAAEIAEARWLTADEAGQLPLAPLSTEHLLPLTWR; encoded by the coding sequence GTGACCGGGACGGCCGGACCACGGGTCGTGCACGTCAGTGCGGCGGTCGTCACCGACGGCGCGGGACGCACGCTGCTCGTTCGCAAACGCGGCACCGAGCGGTTCATGGCTCCCGGCGGCAAGCCCGAGCCGGGCGAGACCGCGGCGCAGGCTCTCGCCCGCGAGCTGCACGAGGAGCTGGGCGCCGAGGTCGCGGCATCCGAGCTGGTCTACCTGGGTCGCTTCGAGTCCGAGGCGGCGAACGAACCGGGTTTTCGGGTCGTGGCGGAGGCGTTCGCCGTTCGCCTCGATCCCGAGCGGGTCGCCGCGGCGGCCGAGATCGCCGAAGCCCGCTGGCTCACGGCCGACGAGGCCGGGCAGCTGCCCCTCGCCCCGCTCAGCACCGAGCACCTGCTCCCCCTCACCTGGCGCTGA
- a CDS encoding ROK family protein, with protein sequence MRIGVDVGGTKILGVAVDETGRETASVRRPTGWGADAVADGIAAVIDELAVPAGSVSVGIGVPGQIVPGSGVVEHALNLGIERSDLAAAVAGRTGIRPAVDNDVRCAAVGARALLPGLESLAYLNLGTGIAAGIVDATGPRRGTRGAAGEIGHVSIDPAGPACRCGQRGCIEALAGGGAVAQRWGRPADLPVRDVFDAADGGDVRAAELRADLVRGVAGAVQLLVLTTDVDAVVLGGGVAGLGDRLLEPVRTALAASAAASPFLRSLRLAGRVVLVPQGVAVGALGAALTPDAVPHDLVTRRAAAG encoded by the coding sequence CTGCGCATCGGCGTCGACGTGGGCGGCACCAAGATCCTGGGTGTGGCGGTCGACGAGACGGGACGCGAGACCGCGAGCGTCCGGCGCCCGACCGGCTGGGGCGCGGATGCCGTCGCCGACGGGATCGCGGCGGTCATCGACGAGCTCGCGGTCCCGGCCGGCAGCGTCAGCGTCGGAATCGGCGTCCCGGGCCAGATCGTGCCGGGCAGCGGGGTCGTCGAGCACGCGCTGAACCTGGGGATCGAGCGGAGCGATCTCGCCGCCGCGGTCGCCGGGCGCACCGGCATCCGTCCCGCCGTCGACAACGACGTCCGCTGCGCGGCGGTCGGCGCACGCGCCCTGCTGCCGGGGCTCGAGTCGCTCGCGTACCTCAACCTGGGCACCGGGATCGCCGCCGGGATCGTCGACGCGACCGGGCCCCGACGCGGCACCCGCGGTGCTGCGGGCGAGATCGGCCACGTCTCGATCGACCCGGCGGGGCCGGCGTGCCGGTGCGGCCAGCGCGGCTGCATCGAGGCGCTCGCCGGCGGGGGCGCCGTCGCGCAGCGGTGGGGTCGCCCGGCCGACCTGCCCGTGCGGGACGTCTTCGATGCGGCCGACGGCGGTGATGTGCGGGCCGCCGAGCTGCGGGCCGACCTCGTGCGCGGGGTCGCGGGCGCCGTGCAGCTGCTCGTCCTGACCACCGATGTCGACGCCGTCGTGCTCGGCGGCGGCGTCGCGGGACTCGGCGACCGGTTGCTCGAGCCCGTGCGCACCGCGCTCGCCGCATCGGCGGCGGCCTCGCCGTTCCTGCGGTCGCTGCGGCTCGCGGGCCGCGTCGTGCTCGTACCGCAGGGTGTCGCCGTCGGCGCCCTCGGCGCCGCGCTGACCCCGGATGCCGTGCCGCACGACCTCGTCACACGCCGAGCCGCGGCGGGCTGA
- a CDS encoding carbohydrate ABC transporter permease: protein MSTQVTPAVQLGTVGVEEVVGDGGRLPRPRPRSLSSRRPPRRRLFSRAALNLAALIVFVCSVFPVYWMLNMSFTRGESIISRTPSFLPFDFTLGNYATAWTREAAPGQTDFVHGLVSSTLVTVGVLIVTLLFAFLASIAVARIRFRGRRSFIVAVLIVQMVPGEAMMFTIYGMIDDWRLMNTLLGLGIVYVAAVIPFTIWTLRGFVAGVPADLEEAAMIDGCTRTQAFWRVTFPLLAPGLVATGIFAFIQSWNEFTMALLLMKGYNLTLPPWLLSFQSATAATNWGAVMAASTLISIPVVIFFLIVQGRMSGGLVAGAVKG, encoded by the coding sequence GTGAGCACCCAGGTCACCCCCGCCGTCCAGCTCGGCACGGTCGGCGTCGAGGAGGTCGTCGGCGACGGCGGACGGCTGCCGCGTCCGCGGCCGCGCTCGCTCTCGTCGCGACGACCGCCGCGGCGACGGCTCTTCTCGCGCGCGGCTCTCAACCTCGCGGCGCTCATCGTGTTCGTGTGCTCGGTGTTCCCGGTCTACTGGATGCTGAACATGTCGTTCACGCGGGGCGAGAGCATCATCAGCCGCACCCCGAGCTTCCTGCCCTTCGACTTCACGCTCGGAAACTACGCCACCGCGTGGACGCGCGAGGCGGCACCGGGACAGACGGACTTCGTCCACGGTCTGGTGTCGTCGACACTCGTGACCGTGGGCGTGCTGATCGTGACGCTGCTGTTCGCGTTCCTCGCGTCGATCGCCGTGGCCCGCATCCGCTTCCGGGGCCGGCGGTCGTTCATCGTCGCGGTGCTGATCGTGCAGATGGTTCCCGGCGAGGCGATGATGTTCACGATCTACGGGATGATCGACGACTGGCGTCTGATGAACACCCTCCTCGGACTCGGCATCGTCTACGTCGCGGCGGTCATCCCGTTCACGATCTGGACGCTGCGCGGCTTCGTCGCGGGCGTCCCCGCCGACCTCGAAGAGGCGGCGATGATCGACGGGTGCACGCGGACGCAGGCGTTCTGGCGGGTGACGTTCCCGCTGCTGGCACCGGGCCTGGTCGCGACGGGCATCTTCGCGTTCATCCAGTCGTGGAACGAGTTCACGATGGCGCTGCTGCTGATGAAGGGGTACAACCTCACACTTCCGCCCTGGCTGCTGTCGTTCCAGTCGGCCACCGCCGCGACGAACTGGGGCGCCGTGATGGCCGCGTCGACGCTCATCTCGATCCCGGTCGTCATCTTCTTCCTGATCGTGCAGGGGCGGATGTCGGGCGGCCTGGTGGCCGGCGCGGTGAAGGGATGA